One Pirellulales bacterium genomic region harbors:
- a CDS encoding aminoacyl--tRNA ligase-related protein encodes MAKAPQTAITPTRSDDYPEWYQQVVRAADLAEQSPVRGCMVIKPWGYALWENMQRVLDRMFKETGHVNAYFPLFIPLSYLEKEAEHVEGFAKECAVVTHHRLEAGPDGGLVPTGKLEEPLVVRPTSETIIGAMYAKWVQSYRDLPILINQWANVVRWELRTRMFLRTTEFLWQEGHTAHATRAEAEEETRKMLGVYARFAQEYMAMPVIRGEKTAGERFPGAVNTYSIEAMMQDRKALQAGTSHFLGQNFSKAQEIKFLSSEGREEFAWTTSWGVSTRLIGGMIMTHGDDDGLILPPRLAPQHVVILPIYRSDEERASVLDYCQKLRAELTAQRYDDEPVRALLDDRDIARADKK; translated from the coding sequence AAAGCTCCCCAGACCGCGATTACTCCCACCCGTAGCGACGATTATCCCGAGTGGTATCAGCAAGTGGTTCGCGCGGCGGATCTGGCCGAGCAGTCCCCCGTCCGCGGTTGCATGGTGATCAAGCCGTGGGGCTATGCACTGTGGGAAAATATGCAACGGGTGCTGGACCGGATGTTCAAGGAGACCGGCCACGTCAACGCCTATTTCCCGCTCTTCATCCCGCTCAGCTACCTGGAGAAAGAGGCCGAACACGTCGAGGGCTTTGCCAAGGAATGCGCCGTGGTCACGCACCATCGGCTCGAGGCGGGACCCGACGGAGGCCTGGTGCCGACCGGCAAGCTCGAGGAGCCGCTAGTCGTGCGACCCACCAGCGAAACGATCATCGGCGCCATGTACGCCAAGTGGGTGCAGTCGTACCGCGACCTGCCGATCTTGATCAATCAATGGGCCAACGTCGTGCGTTGGGAATTGCGCACGCGTATGTTTCTGCGCACGACCGAGTTCCTCTGGCAGGAAGGACACACCGCCCATGCCACCCGTGCCGAGGCCGAGGAAGAGACGCGCAAAATGCTCGGCGTCTACGCCCGCTTCGCGCAGGAATATATGGCCATGCCGGTGATCCGCGGCGAGAAGACTGCTGGCGAACGCTTTCCCGGAGCCGTGAATACCTATTCCATCGAAGCCATGATGCAGGATCGCAAGGCTCTGCAGGCCGGCACCTCGCACTTCCTGGGGCAGAACTTCTCGAAGGCACAGGAAATCAAGTTCCTGTCATCCGAAGGGCGCGAAGAGTTCGCCTGGACCACCAGTTGGGGCGTCTCGACTCGTTTGATCGGCGGCATGATCATGACGCACGGGGATGACGACGGGCTGATTCTGCCGCCGCGTCTGGCGCCGCAGCATGTCGTGATCCTGCCAATCTATCGCTCGGATGAAGAACGGGCGAGCGTGCTCGATTACTGCCAGAAACTGCGGGCGGAACTCACCGCGCAGCGCTACGACGACGAACCGGTCCGTGCGCTGCTGGATGATCGTGACATCGCCCGGGCCGACAAGAAAT